One genomic segment of Primulina tabacum isolate GXHZ01 chromosome 9, ASM2559414v2, whole genome shotgun sequence includes these proteins:
- the LOC142556452 gene encoding uncharacterized protein LOC142556452, whose amino-acid sequence MTGNSLSMILTNNQLVGENYIDWKRNLLIVLTAEKHKFVLNEPCPSMPTTESTVAQKQAYDKWISSDEMARCYILGSISNVLQQKHQNMDTATKIMDSLQEMFEHQGRQARQAAIRTIMNMRMKPGTPVRDHMLALIAQFNVAEVLGAEIKSETQVDMALETLPEMFSQFKVSYNMNKLNMSLTELMKELQNAESVLKTKTGDAFVVASAGSSYSKPKGKNGNKRKKPNKKGPQQNEKKVKVEGKPKGKCFHCGEKGHWKRNCQGYLASKKQASGVPSNKKPQ is encoded by the exons aTGACTGGAAATTCACTGTCTATGATATTAACCAACAACCAACTAGTCGGAGAAAATTACATTGATTGGAAACGTAATTTATTGATTGTCTTAACTGCGGAGAAACACAAGTTTGTGCTCAATGAACCCTGTCCATCGATGCCTACGACGGAGTCCACAGTAGCTCAGAAGCAGGCTTATGATAAGTGGATCAGTTCTGATGAGATGGCCCGTTGCTACATTTTGGGATCCATCTCAAATGTGCTGCAACAGAAACATCAGAACATGGACACTGCTACAAAAATCATGGATAGCCTCCAAGAAATGTTTGAGCATCAAGGACGTCAGGCACGACAAGCAGCCATTAGAACCATTATGAACATGCGCATGAAACCTGGGACGCCCGTGAGAGATCATATGCTTGCATTGATCGCTCAGTTTAACGTGGCTGAGGTGTTAGGGGCTGAAATCAAATCAGAGACTCAGGTTGACATGGCACTTGAGACTCTCCCTGAGATGTTCTCACAGTTTAAGGTTAGCTATAACATGAATAAGCTAAACATGTCCCTGACTGAGCTGATGAAGGAACTCCAAAATGCTGAAAGTGTTCTTAAGACTAAAACTGGTGATGCATTTGTTGTTGCTTCTGCTGGGTCATCTTATTCCAAGCCGAAAGGTAAAAATGGGAATAAAAGGAAAAAGCCCAACAAGAAGGGTCCACAACAAAATGAAAAGAAGGTCAAGGTAGAAGGCAAGCCTAAGGGAAAATGTTTCCACTGTGGAGAAAAGGGTCATTGGAAAAGAAACTGCCAAGGATACCTAGCTTCCAAGAAGCAGGCTAGTG GGGTTCCAAGTAACAAGAAGCCTCAATGA